In the Channa argus isolate prfri chromosome 6, Channa argus male v1.0, whole genome shotgun sequence genome, AATCaattaatttgtaataatattacttttaatTGATACTGTACGTATTGCtgtttgcatttattaattGTCACTACATACCTTCTTTCCAATTAGTGTTTTGCTTAGGAATCAAACACAGAGCAGTGGCAAAGCAGATCTTGGTCCTAAAGCCATAAATCACAGTAAGAGCTTGACAGAAATGTCTGACACAGAGAAGAAGGCATTGGAGAACATGCCGACCCATCCAACCCCACAAATCTCATGTCTCTATTCATCACTTTTACATTTGAGGCCAGCTTGACTGAAAAGGGTGTATTGTAGCTTATTGCAGGTCATGGGTTTAGACACCACTTCCACTTCAGCaacatttataatataataataataacctcAGTGGAGGAGAGAGGCAGACCTGAAAACATGCAGCAAACCAATAGGTATTGTATTGTTGGATTTAACAACTCTCCTTTCTATCAAGGATGTCTTTACAATGTACTGTAGTAGGGAGACTAAATGTAGAACAGTGAGAGGAAGGGACTGCCTGTTTGTATGTGCTcgtgtgtctgagagagagacatatcATTAGCAAATTGTTTTTCAAGTGTGAATCGAACATGCAGTGCAGCAGTGTCAGTCCAGAGAAGGTCACCCATGAGAAGGACACAAGTGAAGACACTCAGCTCACTACGGGGCATAATGGAAAATGGAAGGGAGGGAGGAACGGTATGAactttgtgtgtgctttgtgtgtgtgtgtgacttctTGGTTTTGCTGGCCCTGGAGCCAAAGCTAGCTGGGGACATTTTTAGTCATTTGACCCGTCTGACCTCAAAGTGTCATAAGTGAGCAGAGATAAGGATGAAGCCATGTTATTTTGGGGCCAATCTTAGCCTGGGACATAATCGTGACAGGTCCAGTAACCATGACTCTTTGCTTTCACTCAGGGGAGAACTAAAGGAGAGTAGGGAATAGAAAGTTCTATCACTCCAATGGCTAAGGAACAGAGAGGGCAGGGCAGCTGAAAGAACTCTACCTGTGTGTATATCTATCTGATGTAGTTCAGTGAATAGAGCTGCTGTTTCAATATTGTTTAAAGCTCAACACTGCTGCaacttttccttttcccttgtaagtgttttttcttctttcacctttttttgtgccttttttctgCCTCCTGCATCAGCATTGGATTTGATGAGCTGACAGAAAATTGTGCGTTGTGACCTCAAATACATGGATGAGTTCCCACTAATAAGTTGTATTATAAATGATACTGCTGAGTTTGCAACATCTTTCTGCCATTTGTAACCTTGTCAAGCTCAGCAGCAGAGAGGTACAACCTACTATAAAAGCAAACCTATGAAAACATAAGCACTAGAGCCTgaaatgcatatacagtatgttagatGCATATAAAATACTGctgatttttattctttagaCATTAACAATTTGGAGATGCATACCTTGCACCTGAAACCTGCAACCTGCCACTTCCATATCTGCAAAGCGAGCACATCTCTACAAAGTTTAAGCAGGAAACAATATTCCTCCATGGAGTACAAAAGCCTAATTAATTACCCATgtatgaatgtaaataaaaagcagtttacGAAATTAAACCGTTTACAATTTTGTTGTAGTGAAAAATGTTATTCATGttcatgttattcattttttttgcagGGACGTTTATTAGAGATGTGATTAGAATTGATATAAAACCACATTTTGCTAAGTAAGTTCTCACTTTTAAGAACTACACAAAGAGCTGATAAAAAAGGTTTCtaaagttttgaaaatgtagaaaattgaATCACGAAGCAGGTGCTATATACTTCAATGCAGGCCTAGGGGAAAATACCGAAGTTCATCACAGGTTCTAAGGGAGGAAAAGGTACATCCTGCTGTGCTCTGTAAAGATTTTTGTTCATCGCATGCAGcaacagaaaataagaaaaacatatgTACTGTAGATATCCCTTAGGAAGCATTTTCCCTGGTTTAGTAATATACCGCATCTTTAAGCACAATAGATGAGTGCTCTTGTTATCAGGACACAAATACAATTCAGCCAAAGCATtctgtcattctctctctgCAACAAGATAAATGCTTGTTACCCTCTTAAAGCGCCAAGATAAAACACCCTAGCTGCTATCCATGTTCGAACACCTCTCATTTGGACTTGTTGAGTCCGCTGCTGCTGTGAACAGCCACCGCAATCACACCCTATCTGAAAATATACGCGTCTGCAGTTCACAAATCACCAGGGAGTCATGTTTAATTCATGAGAAAACCTAAAATGAGTCAGACCTTGCAACCCCTTTAATGTATTCAGTAAGGTTTTGTCggaaggtttgtgtgtgtccaacGCCTCTgctatctatctgtctgtctgtctgtctgtctgtctgtctgtctttcttcccCCTGTTCAAATGCCTGTCACGTCACTCTGCCCTTTGCTTTGGACCATCAATGTCAACACTACATTCCTGTGTGGATCTGATTTTTGACGTGGTCCTTTCACTTCTCTACTCTCGCCTTTGCTTGTGAGCAATCAAATAGAGTAAAGACACATGATGATGCGATGTCATATGTTGTCAAGgtcaggaaaaaacagaaaaagcaatTTACTCGTTACTTTACTTTTTGCTTAGTTGGTTATAAGGTCCTATGCATaagtttttccttctttaaattaaaagtagtTGATTTTCAAATTACATCCAAGGGCTCTTTAAGTTAGAGATCCAAAGGTGTTGAAAGCTGGTTCTAAAATTAGGACTTTATCTGAGATTTCCTCAATACACTCACACCCACACTCCTAGAACTATAGCAGTGGCTGTAATTAAATCCCACATAATTCAGGACATGCTGTAGGTACTTCGTTTGTACTTCTCCTGTCACTTTAAAACTCACatcacagatgtttaaaaatatggCATACAAGTTAAGAGCAGAGAAATACTCAAATACTAATTCACATCACATTAATTGAACACTGTCAGCACATCACAAAGTCCCTCCAGTGTTGCTAAAAACAACCCCAAGATGATGTAAGATTAAGATGTAACTTAGCAGCGGCAACTGGGTCATACGTGAAAACAAACCCTCATTTCTCTGTCCCCAGCTGATTAAGAAAGAAATCACTGCCCCTGATCTGAAAGATGATACTGTCGTGGCGGGCCTGTGTGTGAGCAGTGTGTTTACGACGGACGTTGTCTCTGTGCATTAATTTGCCTGCATGTGGGCACATGTAGCCAAAGCAACTGGTGATGCTGGTAATGACAAGGCTGCTCTTTGGGAAAATAATGCtgttaaaaatgctgcagctgtGCCTGTTTAATTGTACAGGCAAATTAGCCAACAGTGGACACTAGGTAATCTCCCATGTGATGTTAACAGACTATTCTTTACTTCATCTGCACCTGCATCATCCACATTCATTATTTGATATGTGTACACTTTGTACACACAACATGCAGCATGTACGTTTATTACACAGCTCTGTTCTCTAGTCATTAACTCAATGTTTTAAGTATTTTGTACCATATACAGTATGCTGAGTTTTAATACTGTTCAAATTGAACTCTAAATATtaatcagcattttaatgtttacaatATGTGTTGTTATGGTTTTGGTTCAAACATCCCTTTTAGGTGGTGTGTTGTAATTACACCAGGTGGCAAATACTGACTtattaaaaattacacaaatataTTAACCCTGGGGGAGGTACGTCGCACTATACATCAACTTAACATCATCAGTGTAGACATAACATATGTCCTTTTCAAAaagagtttgttttaaataggtGAAAGGACTAATGAACaaagtttgtaaatgtgtgtaggATGTGCTGtccattattttctcttttttagttTATCTTGGTGATCAATAATTGCAGGTTTCAATGCAAATGTTAGTGAAATCCATCAAACTGCAAATACAGGCCTGTTCATTAGTTTTAGTTGAACACTGAAGATCCGTGGGTTTAGGATAAAGAGGTAGACGAAAGTTCAGAACTGATGTTATagataatttaattttacagatGAGCAAAATGGgaacagataaataaaatctattgcAAATCCTTTATTTACAGCTGGATTCAGCCTGTGTCTAACTGGCATCACCCAGCTGTTggttttgatgcatttctctgtaaatttgCAGATAAAATGTCTCCATGCAATCTCCGAActtattttgttgttgatgtcaGTGACTGTTATTTTTTGGGTCTTTGttcacagctctcacaatgCTTCTGATTttagctgttgttgttgttgttttcctctgACAAcctgttctgtgtgttttgctcaCTGCAGAAatggttttgttctttttcaggACATTGCAAATTGTTGTATTGGCTATGTCCAATATTTTTGCAATGCCTTTgattattttttcctcttttgtcagATTCAATATGGCATGCTTTTCTCCCACAGACAACTCCCAGgtttcattttgatttatccCCTTTTAACATCAAATACAATCTTCAGTGATAAAACCCAAGGCTAAAACTGAGAGCACTTTAgaactttttattgtttgaaatattgATCTCACAGTTACATCTTCCGGTACTTTTGCCAACAGAAAATCTTAATGACAATCTCATCTGACATCTGCTTTACAAGGTGTTTTACTCTgtatcatttaacatttaacacagaTGTATATACAATTAAATGATATGCTAAAATTGTTACCTTCCACTGATGCTACACTTGATGctaaaccaaaaaaacatacattggCCTTGATGTTACAACACTTTGAAGAGGACTGTATGCATGTTTACagtttatctatttattttatgtactttCTTATAATCTACAGGTGTGGAGCTCCAGCTGAGAATGGCAGGAGATTCTCAAGTCCTAATGGACCACAACATGGAGATAGGAGTCACATCTGCACAGGTAATCTGCACCACAACTGCAGGTCAAACACTGATCCTTACTGTCTTCCACAACGGGGAAGAGagcattatactgtacatgagaGAGATGAATATGAGAGTAAGAGCAggggaagaaaaacagatggaaaacataaaaaagatgGGAATGATTAACAGGGACAAAGCTACTGTGGTGTGTTGTGAGACAGAAAATCAGACAGATGGCTTTCAAGAATAGTGGGAATGAAGAGGATAAAAAGGTTGTTAGGCATACACTAGATATGCTGAATAATCCTTTATGGatttaaaaagcagcacagaTCAAGCCATACAACGCATAACCAAACTGCACAGTATATACGAATCAGAATTACACAATACTGTACTTATGATAATTACTGTATACTGCAGTTCAGTTTACTTGGCAATGGAGATTGGGAAATAAAGGGAAGCACTGTACTCTGTCCCGGTAATGGGTGGTTGAACTGTACTAGTTATCTGTCATGTTCCTCAGTTGTTTGGAACTTATCTTGTCTAGCCAAGCGCAGCCAGAAAAACTCAATGGGAGAAAACACCCACCACTTACTACTGCCACACAAAGAACTAATGAATTTGTTTATGGACCATCACCTCCAGGGACCAAACTGACTACCAAAGATTGGGTGTCACCACTTGTGACGGCTTCATCTATCACGCCATTAGCCACAGCCCAAAGTGTGAAAATTAATGGGCTGATTTCGGCTGTCTTTCATCCCAACAGCAGTGTAGTAGTGATTAGCAACAGTCTAAAGACAAGTACCAGATCGACTAATCTTGTCAGTAATACGTTTAACTAAGGTTTgtgagtctctctctctgacttcaAGTCAATCTGTTTTTTCTTATAGTTAAACTTTCTACTGACAATCTAGTCAGTTAGTGTAGTAGTTGCTTTTATGTatctccaccacccactatgagcTCATtgctaaacacacactcattttatcacctttttggcAGTTTAAACAGACCATGTAatagtagaattcatggcagagctgctgtattggattgcattagatgaTAAAAGGTGTACCCAATGAAGCAGCCAGTGACTGCAAATATGCACATACAGCCAGATATATCCTTGAGCAGCCTGTAATAAATGAACCCACTGACATTTAGTGAATACTATGTCATCAAGCCACTAATTGCAGTGTGGCTCAATACGAATTGTCTTTCAATTCTTTGTCAACCTGTTCTTCAAACAGGGATCACTTTGAATCAATCTATAAACTCAATCCATCCAGGTCTGACTGAGTGTGGATACACACAGGATAGCATTAAAACAGAATCTGATATAATGAAACCACCTTGAATAAACCTGTCTGACAGATTGTGCAGGCTTTAAAATCGAAAGCACTGCAAGGAAATTCTATTGCCTTAGATTATGTCCTTCCCTGGCTGAAGTGTGGGAGTGATTGTCTTTGTCAGAGCAGAGGGGTAGTCAGCGTAGGCACAGTAGGATGTACCTTTCCCCGGTGATGTGAGCACAACTCTGGGGAGAGATGGATCGCAGGTGTCCGATTAGCAGTGATAGATTCAGAGGGCACATGAGATGTTTTCCTGTCTCAACACAATGCATTTCAGTTGGTAACTCAGGTAGTGTCAGTGTGATACCAACACACAATTGATCCTTTTAAAGTATGTCTCTCAAGGGGGTTGAATCATTTTAATAGTGTGTCTGTCCATTGAAAGGGCTAAGCAGCTGGACACACTGTATGCAGCCCCTGCAGCTATACATTGCCAAAACGTGAGGCATTCGTTTATTTTTCTAACCATATGTGCACCTAAACTGAGTCCTACATACATGTGATGATGACTCTTTATAGATAAGTGAAATGTTTGTCCAGGCAGTTGTgccagttttttaaaaactaaggTTCTGTTGGAGAAGAATGGAAGATCAGTTCCTATCCGGGCCTGACATTGTCCCACAGGGTGGAAAGCAAGGGGGCACAgggtaaagagagagaggcagggcACAGCTGTGGAGCCAGATCGACTCACTGGAGTTGAgccaacaaagacaaagacctGGGCATCCTTGTGTTCTTGTTGTCTCCTTACTCTCTATTCCTCTTTGTCCTTTGCCAACCGTATACAGATACTGACAATGTCATTGAGGAACAGCACAGAGCACTGACTTATAACAGCTAATAATTTTATTAGCCTCTCCACcagcagaacagaaaaaattaaatctgaatGATAAGGTTAGAACATAGTATCTATCTCAAATTTCACTACAAAACTACAACTTACCGCATTAGCTAGTGAAAAGTAAGCCCACCTGGAGTAAAAGCCTAATTGCTAAATGTGTGCTTTCTTACAGTCCAGCTATTTGACCTTgccttgttcttttttattttgcctcttCTTCATAGGTGAAGAAGCTTCCAAAACACTTGCGGGAGGCACAGATCTCCACAGAGCGAACCCACTTGATTTCCGACCCGGTAAAAAAACCACGTCAAAGATACGTACAGAAGGATGGCAAGTGCAATGTCCATCATGGAAATGTTCAAGAGACCTACCGTTATTTCAGTGACTTGTTCACTACGCTGGTGGACCTACGATGGCGCcttagttttttcattttcacacttgTTTATGTAGTCAACTGGCTTTTCTTTGGCTTTCTATGGTGGCTGATTGCACTCATCCGTGGCGATCTGGTGCATGCAGACGAGGAGGGCTGGACCCCTTGTGTAGAGAACCTCAACAGTTTTGTCTCAGCCTTCCTCTTCTCTATTGAAACAGAGACCACCATTGGGTATGGGTATCGTGTAATCACAGAAAAATGTCCTGAAGGTATCATACTGCTTTTGGTGCAGGCCATCTTGGGATCCATTGTCAATGCCATGATGGTGGGCTGCATGTTTGTCAAGATCTCACAGCCAAAGAACCGTGCCGAGACACTCATGTTTTCACATAATGCTGTCATATCAGTTCGAGACAACAAGATGTGCCTGATGTTTCGTGTGGGGGACCTGAGGAACTCTCACATTGTGGAGGCATCAATCAGAGCGAAGCTGATCCGCTCACAGCAGACCAAGGAGGGGGAGTTTATCCCACTCAACCAGACGGACATCAACATCGGCTTCGATACAGGAGACGACCGGTTGTTTCTGGTGTCCCCGCTTATCATCTCCCATGAGATCAATGAGAAGAGTCCATTCTGGGAGATGTCACTGACACAAATGGAGAAGGAGGAATTTGAGATCGTGGTCATCCTTGAGGGCATGGTGGAGGCTACAGGtacaaaggggggggggggggggggggtggattTGACAGCACATAGATAAAATATAGTAGATGAGAATCAGGAGTGCTAATTTGTAAGTAGTGTTTAAGGCAAAAAAAGGTAAATTGTAATGGATGGAGAGACATGGAGGTTAAAATGAACAGATAATCGAGTAAGAGAGGCGTACATAATATTAATCAATTTTAGGTCAAAGCTAGTGCACATTTTCATATTAATGAATACATATGTGATTGATATCATAAAAACTAAACCGCTGCCATTACAATTCTGTCTTCATCAGCAAATGACTTCCACACATTTCCAAGTATTTGTTATTTCAGCTGAGACAGACGATTCAAAGGTGATCAGGCTACAAGTGTCTGGTAAATGTTTCT is a window encoding:
- the kcnj5 gene encoding G protein-activated inward rectifier potassium channel 4, which translates into the protein MAGDSQVLMDHNMEIGVTSAQVKKLPKHLREAQISTERTHLISDPVKKPRQRYVQKDGKCNVHHGNVQETYRYFSDLFTTLVDLRWRLSFFIFTLVYVVNWLFFGFLWWLIALIRGDLVHADEEGWTPCVENLNSFVSAFLFSIETETTIGYGYRVITEKCPEGIILLLVQAILGSIVNAMMVGCMFVKISQPKNRAETLMFSHNAVISVRDNKMCLMFRVGDLRNSHIVEASIRAKLIRSQQTKEGEFIPLNQTDINIGFDTGDDRLFLVSPLIISHEINEKSPFWEMSLTQMEKEEFEIVVILEGMVEATGMTCQARSSYLDTEVLWGYRFTPVLSLEKGFYEVDYNNFHDVYETNTPTCSAKELAAKLREEALLPQLSLLSPELKMHTFDPINRLSKQGPLSPEEDTEERDSGGDRGETNGPAAALEEPPLADGLPE